Sequence from the Sphingobium indicum B90A genome:
TCCCCGCCCCGCCGATAGAGGGTCAGTTCCTCTCCGCCGGGAACCTGCGCCGATCCGATGAATTCGCGTGCCTGCATGCCACTTTCTCCCGGCGGGGTCCGCCGCCGGGGGGCTTTACGGCAATGCAGCGCGGCGTCAAAGGAGCGAGATGCGATATTTCCTCGATACAGAATTCAACGGCTTCGGCGGCGACCTCATCAGCCTGGCGCTCGTCCCCGAAATCGGGGACCAGGATTTCTACGTCTCCCTCCCCCTGCCGGCCGAAATCCACCCCTGGGTGGAGAAGAATGTGATCCCCTATCTGCGCTTCGTGCCGCCGGGCGTCGACCATCAGTTGAACCGGGTGGAGGCCGCCCAGCATCTGGAGGCCTATCTGGCGCATGACCGCGATCCGCTGATCATCGCCGACTGGCCCGACGACCTGGCCCATTTCTGCGCCCTGCTCGTGACCGGCCCGGCCGAGATGATCAGGCTGGACGGGCTGCGCCTGGAACTCATCAACGGCGCGGGGTTCAGCGCCGCGTCCAACAGCCGGATGCCGCACAACGCCCTGCATGACGCCCATGCGCTCAAGGACTTCTATCTCAACTGGGCCGTCTGACCGGGCGGGCCGAAGGGTTCGACCGATCTTTTGACAGCGGGCGCGGGACGGCGCATGGGCGGGGCATGCACCTCGCCCGTTTCGACATCGACCTGTTCCTGCGCGACCATTGGCAGAAGCGCCCGCTGCTGATCCGCAACCCGTGGAGCGCATGGCGCAATCCGCTGGCGCCCGACGAGCTGGCCGGCCTCGCCTGCGAGGAGGGCGTCGAATCGCGCCTCATTACCCGGCAGGCGGATCGGCTCGCCATGGAAAGCGGCCCGCTGCCGGAGGATCGCTTCACCGAACTTCGCGACGCCTGGACGCTGCTGGTGCAGGCGGTCGACCATCATGCGCCCGATGTCGCGGCGCTGATCCAACCCTTCCGCTTCATACCCGACTGGCGCATCGACGACGTGATGGTCAGCTATGCGACCGACGGAGGCGGCGTCGGGCCGCATTTCGACCAATATGACGTGTTCCTGGTGCAGGGCCTGGGCAGAAGGCGCTGGCGCGTCGGCCCGCGATGCGATTCCGCGACGCCGCTGCTGCCGCATGACGACCTGCGCCTGATCCCGGATTTCGAGGCGACGGAGGATCATATCCTCGAACCCGGCGACATTCTCTATGTCCCGCCCTGCTTCGCCCATGACGGCGTGGCGGTGGGCGGCGACTGCATGACCTATTCCATCGGCTTCCGCGCGCCGTCCCGCGCCGAACTGGTCGAAAACTGGTGCCGCCATCAGGCCGACGCCATGGCGGACGAGGATCGCTATGCCGATCCCGACCTCATCCGCCAGTCCAATGCCGGCGAGATCTCGGCGTCGGCCATCGACCGGATGCATGCCATGGCGATGGAGGCCCTGTCCGACCGCAACGCCTTCGCCCGCTGGTTCGGCCTGCACAACAGCCTGCCCAAATATGCGGACATGGACTGGCGGCCGGATGAACCGGCGGACCGGCGGACGGTGCGCGCCATGCTGGCCCAGGGCGTTCCGCTCGGCCGCAATCCGGCCAGCCGCTTTGCCTTCATCCGGCCGGGCGAACCGGAACTGCTGCTGTTCGTGGACGGCCATGGCTTCGATTGCGACGGCGACGCCGCCCTGCTGGCCGAAGCGCTGTGCAGGGAACCGATGACGGTCGTGGACGCGAAACTCGCCGCTTCCCCGGCCGTGGTCGCGCTGGTGGCGGCGTTGATCGACCAGGGCAGCCTGGCGTTCGACGCGGACTGATCCGTCATGGCGCTCATCCTGTTCAACAAGCCTTATGGCGTGCTCTGCCAGTTCAGCGATGAACGGACGGGGCGGCCCCGGCCGACGCTGGCCGCCTATATCGACCGTCCCGGCTTCTATCCGGCGGGCCGGCTCGACCTCGACAGCGAGGGATTGCTGCTGCTGACCGACGATGGCCGCCTGCAGGCGCGGATAGCCGACCCCCGCTTCAAGATGCCCAAGACCTATCTTGTCCAGGTGGAGGGCGATCCGGACGAGGCCGCGCTGGCGGCGCTGCGGCATGGCGTGCGGCTGAAGGACGGTCCGACCCTGCCCGCGCAGGTCGAACGCATCGAGGCGCCCGCGCTCTGGCCCCGCGACCCGCCGGTCCGGTTCCGCAAGAGCGTGCCGGACCGCTGGCTGCGGCTGACGATCCGCGAAGGACGCAACCGGCAGGTCAGGCGCATGACGGCCGCCATCGGCCATCCGACCCTGCGGCTGGTGCGCTGGCGGATCGGCGACTGGACGCTGGACGGCATCCCCCAGGGGCAATGGCGCGACGCATGAAGATATGGCGCGCAGGACCGCCGCACAGGATTGGCCGGGGCGCGGCTTGATCTGGGTGATTCCTTTTGCCGTTGCCCGGAACGGGCGCGGTCCGCATAGCGATGGCATGGACGCGAACACGACGACTCTGATCATGACCATTCTCAGCCGGGCGCCGCAATGGATCAGGCACGACCTGCTGTCGAAGGATGCGAGCGTCAAGCAACGGGCGGAGGAAACGCTGGCCGCCATGATCGCCAATGCCCTCGCCACGGGAACCGACGAGTCCACGGCGAGTTAGGGACCGAGTTCCTTCAGGCAAGGCTCCAGCAATGACATGCCGCTCCTTTTTCGGCGCCCTCATGCCGGCGGCGGCCCTATGGGCGGCCGCCGCGACCCCGGCGCCAGCCGGCGCGCAGGGACCGGCCACCGACATGGAGGTGCGGTGCGCCGCCGGACGGCGCTTTTTTCTCCGCGCCGATGCAGACCGCGCCACGATCGTCTGGAAGGACGGACAACTCACGCTGGAACGCGGGGCATTGCCGCTGGGCCTATATTATCGCAGCCCCAGGGCGGCGCTCATCATCGACGGCGACTATGTTTCTTTCGTGCCCAGGGGCGACCGGAACTGGCGCGACTGCCGCCTCCTGCCCCGGACCGATGCCGTGGAGCGCGACTGATCATCCCGGCGGGGCAATCCGCCGTTTACAATCCGCATTCCTTTGCGCAAATAGCGCTAACATCCTCCTGAAACGGGTTCGCTGACATGGCCGACGAAGACAAGAACGACATCACCGCCCTCACCGTCCAGTTGCTCAGCGCCTATGTTTCCAGGAACAGCGTGCCGAGCGACAGCCTGGCCGACCTGATCAGGACGACCCGCGCGGCGCTGACGGAAAATGCCGCCGCGGCTGTTGCGGAACCCGCCGCCGAAACCTTCACGCCGGCGGTTTCGGTGCGCAGGAGCCTCGCCTCGCCCGATCGCATCCTCAGCCTGATCGACGGCAGGCCCTACAAGACCCTGAAGCGCCATCTGGCCGCTCACGGCCTGACGCCGGAACAATATCGGGAACGCTACAAGCTGCCCAGCAGCTATCCGCTGGTGGCGCAAAGCTATTCGGAGGCGCGCCGCGCCGTGGCGGAAAAGGCGGGACTGGGCAAGAAGCCGGTCGCCGCCGCAAGCCCGACCGCCGCGCCGCAGGCCAAGGCGGCGGCGCCCAAGGCACCCGAAAAGGCCGCTCCCGCCTCCCGTTCCGATGCCCCGGCAAAGGCCGACGCGCCCGCAAAGGCCGCGGCTCCTAAGAAGGACAAGGCAAAGGACGCGCCCACCCCCATCATATCGAACCGCGGCAATCGCGCCGCGACGTCGGCCTCCGCCAAAAAGGCGCCCGCGCAGGAAAAGGCCCCCGAAGCCGCGACCGCCAAATCCTGATCATGGGCGGGAAGCGAGCGACCGCGGCCCCGCTTCCCATCCCGGCGGTCCCGGCGCCGGATTCGATCAGGCGCGGGTGAAGCGCCAGCGGTCCGGCTCGCTCTCCCCGGCGTCGAAGCGATAACCGTCGCTGTCGAAACCGCGCATCGCCTCGACATCGGTTATGTGATGTTCGCACATCCATCGGGCCATCATGCCGCGCGCCCGCTTGGCGTTGAAGCTGACGAAACGCGGTCCGTCGGGGCCGGGTTCGCGAAAATCGACGTCGATGACGCGGATGCCCGCCAGCTTGCCTTCCACCGCCGCGAAATATTCCTGGCTGGCAAGGTTGAGGATCACGCCCGACCCTTCCTGCGCGACCTGCCCGCGCAACAGGGCGGCGATGCGATCGCCCCACCAGTCGGTCAGCTTGCTGTGGCGCGGCGCCCAGCGCGTTCCCATCTCCAGCCGATAGGGCCGGATCGCATCCAGCGGCCGCAACAGGCCATAAAGGCCCGACAGCATCCGGACATGGTCCTGGGCGAAGGCGATGCCCGCTTCGTCCAGCGTCTGCGCTTCGAAACCGGCATAGACGTCGCCGGCGAAGGCGAACAGGGCCTGCCGCTCCGGCAGGTGGGGAAAATCGCGAAAGCGGTCCGCATTGAGCTTCGCCAGGCGCGGCGAGATATGCATCAGCTCCGACAGCCGCTTCTGCGACAGGTTCGCCGCCGATCTCGCCAGGCTATGCGCCTCTTCAAGGAAATGCGGCGCCGTGACCGGTAGGGGCGGCGGCGCGCTTTCGAAATCCAGCGTCTTGGCGGGGGATAGCAGCACGATCATCGCAGCCTCCGTAGCGGCCGCCCGCCCCTGCGTCAAAAGCCTGCGCCATCATGTTCCGTACGCCGCCGCAGCCGGGAAGTGGCCTAGGGTGTGTGGGGATTCAGCCCATGGCGGGCTGCAAATAGCGGCTTTCTCCGCTTCCGGTGCTCACGTACTGAAGTACGCTGCGTCGAAACGAGTCACCTGCCTCGTTTCGAGGTTCTCGAAATCCACTATTTTCGCCGCGCCCTGAACTGAATCCCCACACACCCTAGACAGCCTCGTCAGGGCTGAAGTCGATACCGCCCAATAAAATCCATCTTCTTCTGCGGAACCGAAACGACTTCGCCGCGCGATTCCGGCTGGGCGCGCCGCCCAGGCGACGATTCTCGCCGGATCGGATCGAATAGTGGCCGCTATTATCCATTCATTATTGGCCAATGCATTGAAATCCTTGCCTGGAATTTACCTGGATCAAGATTTCGAAGGCCTTTCCACCGCTTTCCATCCGCATCCCTGCATCGACCGACCTATCCTCTGGTCGCCCGCATATTGTTCCGTATTGGGAATGACGAAAAGGGTTCGCATGCACATATCACAGGACACAATCTTTTCGAATCAATCGCCTAGCGAAACAAATTCCGTCTTATCCTGATCTACATCAACATTCAGATTTTTGTCGCATTGACCTGTCTTTCTATTAAGAAAGATATAGTAAATTAGCTGTAATCAACAATATACCATTCGTTCACGCATATGGGGGGCCAATGCGCCGCGACGCTCGCAAATTGCTGGAGAAGCTGAACCGCAGGGATTTCGCCTATCGCGAATTCGAGGACAGGTTTTCGGAAACGGAATTATGGCCCATTTTCGCGGCTGTTCTGGGCGACCAGAAGGTGGTGGGCGACGACGCGGCGCGGCTTCCCGTCCCGCAGGTGCGGCAACAGGACGAACGGCCCGCCCCCAGGGCGCCGCAACCCCCGGCCGCGCCCGGCCAGATCTTCGCCCGATATGACGCGCAACCGCGCCGGGCCGCGCCGAAGGCCAATGTCGACCTCAAGGAATTCTTCAACCGCTTCTCGGAGCTGGATTGATGGCGGTCGTCCTGGTTCAATCGCCCAAGGGGGGCACCGGCGCGACGTTTCTGGCGGCCCAGCTTGCCCTGCACCTGGCGGGCAAGGGCTATGAGGTCAACGCGCTCGACTGCACCTTCCAGGATTCGCTGAAGATGCATTTCGGCTTCATGCCGGCGCAGGCCGTGCCGGAATGGGGCGCGGCCGGCGGGGAGCCGCTGGTGGCCTTCGGCGTCAGCGTCATGCAGGGCCATGGCCAGAGCCGCTCCGCCGCCTTCGCGGCGCGGGCCGACCGGGAATATGAGCGGATGTTCGACCCCGGCCATATCTGGGTCGTCGACGTCGCGTCGGAGGACCGGCGCCTGCTGGAGCTGCTGATGCCGCGCTGCGCGCTGCACATCTGCCCGCTGCTGCCCACCGCCGCCTCGCTCGCCACGCTCAACCGCCTCAGCGAGACGGCCCCGGCGATGAAGCTCGACCGCACCGTCTTCGTCCTCAACCAGCTTGACGACCGGCAGAAGCTGTCCCGCCACAGCCACAGCTTCGTCCGCGACCTGTTCGGGGACCAGTTGCTGGCCACCATCCGCCGCGACGAGGCGGTCAATGAAGCGCTCGCCCGGTTCGAACTCATCGGCAAATATGCGCCGACCAGCGCCGCGTTGCAGGATCTGCGCCTGTTCGCCGACGCCGTGGAGGAGCGCATCGGGCTGCGACCCGCCCCGGAAGACGCGAGCATACAGGTCACGGGGGACGCCTGATGTCCCTTCCTTCCCGTTTCGCGCCGCAGGCCCTGCTCAGGCTTGCGGCAGGGCTCCTGGTGGCGGCCGTGGTCATCGTCGTCGTCACGGTGCCGCTCGACCTGGAATCGCAATGGATCTTCGCGCTGACCACCATGGCGGGCGTGATCCTGTTCAACCGTTCGCCCGGCAAGCGGTCGACCATCGCCATCGGCCTGCTGTCGCTGCTGGTGTCCACCCGCTACCTGTTCTGGCGCACGACCCACACGCTGGACTTCGACAGCCTGCCCGCGGCGCTGCTGGGCACGGGCCTCTATCTGGCGGAACTCTACGCCTGGGTCATCCTGGTCCTGGGCCTGTTGCAGACCAGCTGGCCGCTGGACCGCCCGGTGGTGGAGATCGAGGGCGAACCGGACCAGTGGCCGGTCATCGACGTCTATATCCCGACCTATAATGAGAGCCTGGCGATCGTCCAGAACACGGTCTTCGCGGCGATGGACATGGATTATCCGCGCGACCGCTTCCACGTCTATATCCTGGACGACGGCCGCCGCCCCGAATTCCGGGCCTTCGCGCGGCAGGCGGGCTGCGGCTACCTGACGCGGGCCGACAATCTGCACGCCAAGGCGGGCAACCTGAACG
This genomic interval carries:
- a CDS encoding pseudouridine synthase; this translates as MALILFNKPYGVLCQFSDERTGRPRPTLAAYIDRPGFYPAGRLDLDSEGLLLLTDDGRLQARIADPRFKMPKTYLVQVEGDPDEAALAALRHGVRLKDGPTLPAQVERIEAPALWPRDPPVRFRKSVPDRWLRLTIREGRNRQVRRMTAAIGHPTLRLVRWRIGDWTLDGIPQGQWRDA
- the yaaA gene encoding peroxide stress protein YaaA — translated: MIVLLSPAKTLDFESAPPPLPVTAPHFLEEAHSLARSAANLSQKRLSELMHISPRLAKLNADRFRDFPHLPERQALFAFAGDVYAGFEAQTLDEAGIAFAQDHVRMLSGLYGLLRPLDAIRPYRLEMGTRWAPRHSKLTDWWGDRIAALLRGQVAQEGSGVILNLASQEYFAAVEGKLAGIRVIDVDFREPGPDGPRFVSFNAKRARGMMARWMCEHHITDVEAMRGFDSDGYRFDAGESEPDRWRFTRA
- a CDS encoding cupin domain-containing protein, which codes for MHLARFDIDLFLRDHWQKRPLLIRNPWSAWRNPLAPDELAGLACEEGVESRLITRQADRLAMESGPLPEDRFTELRDAWTLLVQAVDHHAPDVAALIQPFRFIPDWRIDDVMVSYATDGGGVGPHFDQYDVFLVQGLGRRRWRVGPRCDSATPLLPHDDLRLIPDFEATEDHILEPGDILYVPPCFAHDGVAVGGDCMTYSIGFRAPSRAELVENWCRHQADAMADEDRYADPDLIRQSNAGEISASAIDRMHAMAMEALSDRNAFARWFGLHNSLPKYADMDWRPDEPADRRTVRAMLAQGVPLGRNPASRFAFIRPGEPELLLFVDGHGFDCDGDAALLAEALCREPMTVVDAKLAASPAVVALVAALIDQGSLAFDAD
- a CDS encoding Ros/MucR family transcriptional regulator, with the translated sequence MADEDKNDITALTVQLLSAYVSRNSVPSDSLADLIRTTRAALTENAAAAVAEPAAETFTPAVSVRRSLASPDRILSLIDGRPYKTLKRHLAAHGLTPEQYRERYKLPSSYPLVAQSYSEARRAVAEKAGLGKKPVAAASPTAAPQAKAAAPKAPEKAAPASRSDAPAKADAPAKAAAPKKDKAKDAPTPIISNRGNRAATSASAKKAPAQEKAPEAATAKS
- a CDS encoding cellulose synthase operon protein YhjQ/BcsQ, which produces MAVVLVQSPKGGTGATFLAAQLALHLAGKGYEVNALDCTFQDSLKMHFGFMPAQAVPEWGAAGGEPLVAFGVSVMQGHGQSRSAAFAARADREYERMFDPGHIWVVDVASEDRRLLELLMPRCALHICPLLPTAASLATLNRLSETAPAMKLDRTVFVLNQLDDRQKLSRHSHSFVRDLFGDQLLATIRRDEAVNEALARFELIGKYAPTSAALQDLRLFADAVEERIGLRPAPEDASIQVTGDA